From Planifilum fulgidum:
TGAGCCACGGCAATAAGGAGGCATTGCTCTCTGACTTTGGCAAGCCCCCTGTAGCGTGCATAACGAAGCCCATGAAGTTCTTTGGCGTCAGCGAAGCTGCGCTCAATGGTCTGACTCCGTCGTTTATACAGTTGTTTGCCCCTTTCACTTAAACGGTTTTGACGTGCCCACTCTTTTGCGTCTTCCCAAACATGACGAGTGATCGTTTT
This genomic window contains:
- a CDS encoding transposase; translated protein: KTITRHVWEDAKEWARQNRLSERGKQLYKRRSQTIERSFADAKELHGLRYARYRGLAKVREQCLLIAVAQNIKKMALLLSKRGKGFVIRLIYQI